A window of Halovivax gelatinilyticus genomic DNA:
GGCGTACTCCTGCGCGAGTCGGTCTGCGGCCTGTAGTTCTTCCTCCGAGACGCCGTCGTCACCGAGGCCGATCGCCGACTTAATCGACGAGAACAGGCCACTGCCGCCGGCGTCGCCCGTTGGCTGGCCACCCATCGCCCCAGCCTGGGATCGCATCGCATCGAACTCGGGAAGGATGTGTGGCACCTTCTCCGTGTCGGCGACGATCTTCGCCCGTTCGGGGTCCTCGACGTCTTCGATCTCGAATTCCGTCGCCGTCATGATGAGCGACCACTCCTGGTTCGTAAACCGGGAGTCGACGACGCGAGACGAGAATTCTCCGTCCAGGCTCATCCGCTCGCCGACGATGTGGTCGGTCCACTCGGTCATAGGCGGACGTTCTTCGGGAACGGCTAAGAGAGTTTCCCACGCGGGCGAGTCGAATCCGACGAGCGAGCGTCCGCAGCGTCGATTCGGACAGCGGTCAGTGACGATCGCTGCTCCTGACGACGACCGTCACGGTACTCAGTTGATTGCAGAACCCATCGAGACGACTGACAATACGCATCGATAGTGAATACCGGTTGGTGGAGACAGCGCCCCGTGTACGCTCTCACGGTTCGCTTCAATGCTACGAACACAACTGCCGGGTGCGTTCGTCCCTACGATACAGACTTCCTCCCAGTCAGTGAGTCCGGATCGAGTCGGAAGTCGTGAAACTCGATCTCCGATCGGGGGCGATCGAACACGTCGACGGTGGGAATTTCGATCGCCCACATCCGCTGTACGGCGACCGATTCGTACGGAAGGTCCGTCAGCTCTTCGAGCCTGCCCGTCGCGACCACGCTGTGCCACCCCTCGTTCACTTCGTCGTAGGTGACGAGCGACACCGGGTTATCGATGATTGTCTCCTTACTCGATCCGGGCGGAAAGGAAAGCCGGAAATATAGGCAGTCGGTCCCTGAATCGTAGCCGTATGAAACCGGGAGCGAGGCCGGCGGTTCGCCCGGTTCGGTCGAAAAGGACAGGACTCCGATACCACCCGTTCCCAGTAAATCGACTCGTTCTTCGTCAGTGAGATGTACCCAGCGTAGACTGGACATGCGCGATACTTCGCGACCCAGCGGGGAAAAACCGACCCTCGAATACCCATCGTTTCGGACGAAACGGTCGGTGAGCGAGCAGCTTATGATAATGAACACGATGGTCGTACAATCCGCTAACAGAACGGCAGGTTCACAGAAAACGAGCGGTCACCGATCCTCGTCCGCGGTCACGAGACTCAGAACGATATTTCGGCGTGTAGATCGCTCTTCAGTGCGTCGTGGACCTTACAGAGTTCGTTCGCTCGTTCGACGACCGCGCTCGCGGTTTCCTCGTCGACGTCCGCGTCGGTTTCGATGTCGAAATGGATCGACGCCAGTTTGTCGTCGTCGTTGAGTTCGCCGGTCGCCTCGATCGTGATTTCACCGAGTTCGCCGGCGTCGCGCTGTTTCGCACCGACGCGAAGCGCGGGGACGTAGCAACTCGCGTAGGACGCGAGCAGGCTCTCGAGCGTGTCCGGCCCCTCTTCGCCGCCGGAATCGAGCGTCACGTCGAAGTCGCGGATCTCGGTCGTCGCTACGTAGCCTTCCTCGGACGTCGTGGTCACGTTCTTTGACATAGCAGTCGAACCATCGACGGCCCGGGGTGTAAACGTTGTTTTCTGGATCGACGAACCGTTCGATTCCGGTATCGGTCCGGGCGGTCGGTTCAGATCGAGACCGGTTCGTCCGCCTCGAGGACGGTCACCTCGGCTTCGGA
This region includes:
- a CDS encoding DUF5799 family protein, with translation MTEWTDHIVGERMSLDGEFSSRVVDSRFTNQEWSLIMTATEFEIEDVEDPERAKIVADTEKVPHILPEFDAMRSQAGAMGGQPTGDAGGSGLFSSIKSAIGLGDDGVSEEELQAADRLAQEYASRLQGKLVANGRWDEIRQLAAGEEA
- a CDS encoding pyridoxamine 5'-phosphate oxidase family protein, coding for MSSLRWVHLTDEERVDLLGTGGIGVLSFSTEPGEPPASLPVSYGYDSGTDCLYFRLSFPPGSSKETIIDNPVSLVTYDEVNEGWHSVVATGRLEELTDLPYESVAVQRMWAIEIPTVDVFDRPRSEIEFHDFRLDPDSLTGRKSVS
- a CDS encoding OsmC family protein, with protein sequence MSKNVTTTSEEGYVATTEIRDFDVTLDSGGEEGPDTLESLLASYASCYVPALRVGAKQRDAGELGEITIEATGELNDDDKLASIHFDIETDADVDEETASAVVERANELCKVHDALKSDLHAEISF